In Sideroxyarcus emersonii, one DNA window encodes the following:
- a CDS encoding glycosyltransferase family 39 protein yields MNLTHIKSLTLFTLLINAAAMLSPIINGGDSITYAALSQHIALNNDWANLVLDGKDWLDKPHMPFWITALSFKLGGVSAFTYILPGFLFHLIGGYYTYRIARLFYGRETAWLSVLVYVSVYHLMDSSIEVKAETYLTGFIMGACYYWLRYDAQAKLKYLLLGALFSACAVMTKGVFTLITITSGLVCMWMYRQQWSKLWRGKWLLALALTLLFTAPEVIALYRQFDMHPEKVVFGQTNVSGIKFFLWDSQFGRFFNTGPIKNTNGNPFYFVLVFLWAFLPWVAVFVASMVSGVRKFAVRSADERASFVFLCGSFFITFGLFSATSFQLDHYTVILFPFAAILCGKFLQDWLAMQGGRALVAVQLALTILLVGLALGLGAYVNRPVILAVVLAMLAVLLGYAYATRRQLRAGAVLAYPVFGIAMLYAFLVLTNALTFVAVGVAHNASMQLAGKPEAPVYVYRMDIVARELGLYSRLPCHAVDDAAQLPQSGRYYLLVGAGDMAQLAGRLGNIAQVGQGRWVVHKTGTFPRFLRLAKGAELLEDIRIVLVVGAQ; encoded by the coding sequence ATGAACCTCACTCACATCAAAAGCCTCACCCTCTTCACGTTGCTCATCAACGCCGCCGCCATGCTTTCCCCCATCATCAACGGCGGCGATTCCATCACCTATGCCGCCCTGTCCCAGCACATCGCGCTGAATAACGACTGGGCCAACCTGGTGCTGGACGGCAAGGACTGGCTGGACAAGCCGCACATGCCGTTCTGGATCACGGCGCTGTCGTTCAAGCTTGGCGGCGTCAGCGCGTTCACTTACATCCTGCCGGGCTTCCTGTTCCACCTGATCGGCGGCTACTACACTTACCGCATCGCGCGCCTGTTCTACGGACGTGAAACGGCATGGCTGTCGGTGCTGGTCTATGTGTCGGTGTATCACCTGATGGATTCTTCCATCGAGGTGAAGGCGGAGACCTACCTGACCGGGTTCATCATGGGCGCTTGCTATTACTGGCTGCGTTACGACGCCCAGGCCAAATTGAAATACCTGCTGCTTGGCGCGCTGTTCAGCGCCTGTGCGGTGATGACCAAGGGCGTGTTCACGCTGATCACCATCACCAGCGGGCTGGTGTGCATGTGGATGTACCGGCAGCAGTGGAGCAAATTGTGGCGCGGCAAGTGGCTGCTGGCGCTTGCGCTGACGCTGCTGTTCACCGCGCCGGAGGTGATTGCGCTGTACCGGCAGTTCGATATGCACCCGGAAAAGGTGGTGTTCGGACAGACGAATGTCTCCGGCATCAAGTTCTTCCTGTGGGACAGCCAGTTCGGGCGCTTCTTCAATACCGGACCGATCAAGAACACCAACGGCAATCCGTTCTATTTCGTGCTGGTGTTCCTGTGGGCGTTCCTGCCGTGGGTGGCGGTGTTCGTGGCGTCCATGGTTTCCGGCGTGCGCAAGTTCGCGGTGCGCAGCGCCGACGAGCGTGCCAGCTTCGTGTTCCTGTGCGGCTCGTTCTTCATCACCTTCGGGTTGTTCAGTGCCACCAGCTTCCAGCTCGATCACTACACGGTGATCCTGTTTCCGTTCGCCGCCATCCTGTGCGGCAAGTTCCTGCAAGACTGGCTGGCGATGCAGGGTGGTCGCGCGCTTGTTGCCGTGCAGCTGGCGCTGACGATCCTGCTGGTTGGTCTGGCGCTGGGGTTGGGCGCGTATGTGAACAGGCCAGTGATACTGGCCGTGGTGCTGGCGATGCTGGCTGTCTTGCTGGGCTATGCCTATGCCACGCGCAGGCAGCTGCGTGCCGGTGCGGTGCTGGCGTATCCGGTGTTCGGCATCGCGATGCTGTATGCGTTCCTGGTGCTGACGAATGCGCTGACCTTCGTTGCCGTCGGCGTCGCGCACAATGCCAGCATGCAGCTGGCGGGCAAACCGGAAGCGCCGGTCTATGTGTACCGCATGGACATCGTGGCGCGCGAACTGGGGTTGTATAGCCGCCTGCCCTGCCATGCGGTGGACGATGCGGCACAGTTGCCGCAATCGGGACGATATTACCTGCTGGTTGGCGCCGGCGATATGGCGCAGCTGGCAGGGCGGCTGGGCAACATCGCACAGGTGGGGCAGGGCCGCTGGGTGGTGCACAAGACCGGCACCTTCCCGCGCTTCCTGCGGCTGGCCAAAGGCGCCGAGCTGCTGGAGGATATCCGCATCGTGCTGGTTGTCGGCGCCCAGTGA